The Denticeps clupeoides chromosome 5, fDenClu1.1, whole genome shotgun sequence genome includes a region encoding these proteins:
- the hint3 gene encoding adenosine 5'-monophosphoramidase HINT3: protein MATDAAASQPTLTSDCENDAYDKRCIFCRIAKKETDTELLHSDEETSCFRDIRPGAPHHYLVVPSRHVGNCKSLGKEHVPLVEKLLEVGKAVLEKNGFTDLGDVRFGFHWPPFCSVTHLHLHVLAPASQLGFLSRVVYRLDSYWFITADQLLSRLSSLG, encoded by the exons ATGGCAACGGATGCGGCGGCGTCTCAGCCCACCTTGACCAGCGACTGCGAAAACGATGCCTATGACAAAAGGTGTATATTTTGTAGAATCGCGAAGAAGGAGACGGACACAGAGCTGCTCCACAGC GACGAGGAGACCTCCTGCTTCAGGGACATCAGGCCCGGCGCACCTCACCATTACCTCGTGGTTCCCTCCAGACACGTGGGGAATTGCAAGTCGCTCGGAAAAGAGCACGTGCCGCTCG TGGAAAAACTTCTGGAGGTTGGAAAAGCTGTGCTGGAAAAGAACGGCTTCACGGACCTCGGTGACGTCAG GTTTGGGTTTCACTGGCCTCCTTTCTGCTCGGTGACGCATCTGCACCTCCATGTGTTGGCACCAGCCAGCCAGCTGGGCTTCTTGTCCCGAGTCGTGTATCGCCTGGATTCGTACTGGTTCATCACG GCAGATCAACTCCTCTCAAGACTAAGTTCCTTAGGATAG
- the LOC114789613 gene encoding actin-binding Rho-activating protein produces MATGDAPRQRDDRAEACVVSVKGLTENWQKWSSEHRESQKHNPFSGDGAAAAAAALQPGQRGYGRPPEGSRTEQRGRDAHSHIGREVQELCAVIRDIGRSGGDGRPAVDFGTLFERYVTISDKLVGVLLRARKQGLVHFEGEMLWQGRDDHVVITLLQLHA; encoded by the coding sequence ATGGCGACAGGTGACGCTCCGCGGCAGCGCGACGACCGGGCAGAGGCGTGCGTGGTGTCCGTCAAAGGCCTGACCGAAAACTGGCAGAAGTGGTCCAGCGAGCACCGGGAGAGCCAGAAGCACAACCCGTTCAGCGGCgacggcgcggcggcggcggcggcggcgctccAGCCCGGCCAGCGGGGCTACGGCAGGCCGCCCGAGGGCTCCAGGACGGAGCAGCGCGGCCGGGACGCGCACTCGCACATCGGCCGGGAGGTGCAGGAGCTGTGCGCGGTGATCAGGGACATCGGGCGCAGCGGCGGCGACGGGCGGCCCGCCGTGGACTTCGGGACCCTGTTCGAGCGCTACGTCACCATCTCCGACAAGCTGGTCGGGGTCCTGCTGCGCGCACGCAAGCAGGGCCTGGTGCACTTCGAGGGGGAGATGCTGTGGCAGGGCCGGGACGACCACGTGGTCATCACGCTGCTGCAGCTTCACGCCTAG
- the trmt11 gene encoding tRNA (guanine(10)-N(2))-methyltransferase TRMT11, whose translation MRLQWYTNMARRCSQTCRQYLLHLAHDNVDFRLPEIKALLALRDKAFNPAEDFVERSPFWRLRGVSEDDLRSIMARTVCAKSAFELWGHGETAQDLKKSLLEYPKESMAPFLKIKSTYKINVYTFNKTLVFQERIKKIDALDFLPFEGKVHLKDPDHIFCLLEDYGSDPNNIPEEPFHVYFGRWIADGQRELIRSHSVKKRHFIGNTSMDAGLSFIMANHAKVKAEDIVYDPFVGTGSLLVACSHFGAYVCGTDIDYNTIHGIGKASRKNQKWRGPDENIRANLRQYGTERQYVDVLVSDASKPVWRTGSLFDVIITDPPYGIRESTRRTGSHKGLTKPPEDFCGESHIPVSMAYHLSDIFTDLLHFAAHYLVMGGRIVYWLPIYRPEYSEDMVPQHPCLTLISNCEQVLSSHTSRRLVTMEKTKEPEESDTLAQQVESRFSPYQGLNSFREKYFSGITKRGSKEQSKEAANGVE comes from the exons ATGCGTTTGCAGTGGTACACAAACATGGCGCGACGCTGTAGTCAGACGTGCCGACAGTATTTACTTCATTTGGCTCATGATAACGTCGattttagattaccg GAAATAAAGGCGCTGCTGGCACTTCGAGACAAGGCGTTTAACCCGGCCGAGGACTTCGTAGAAAGG TCTCCGTTCTGGCGGCTGCGTGGCGTGTCGGAAGATGACCTGCGGAGCATCATGGCGCGGACCGTGTGTGCCAA GTCCGCATTTGAACTTTGGGGCCATGGAGAAACGGCACAAGATTTGAAGAAATCACTCCTGGAATACCCAAAAGAAAGCATG GCACCTTTTCTCAAAATTAAATCAACttacaaaataaatgtgtacaccttcaacaagacattGGTTTTCCAGgagagaataaagaaaattgaC GCATTGGACTTCCTCCCATTTGAAGGAAAAGTTCATCTTAAAGACCCAGAtcacattttctgtttattagaGGACTATGGCTCAGATCCCAATAACATTCCAGAGGAGCCTTTCCATGTCTACTTTGGGAGATGG ATTGCAGATGGACAAAGAGAGCTAATACGCTCCCATAGTGTGAAGAAGAGGCACTTTATTGGGAATACTAGCATGGATGCTGgactttcttttataatggcaAACCATGCCAAGGTGAAAGCTGAAGACATTGTCTACGACCCATTTGTTGGAACAG GTAGCCTGCTGGTAGCATGCTCTCACTTTGGTGCCTATGTCTGTGGAACAGACATTGATTATAACACAATCCATGGAATAG GTAAAGCAAGCAGAAAGAATCAGAAATGGCGGGGTCCTGATGAGAACATCCGTGCTAACCTTCGCCAGTATGGCACAGAAAGACAGTATGTGGATGTTCTGGTGTCAGACGCTTCCAAGCCTGTCTGGAGAACAGGGTCACTCTTTGATGTCATCATCACTGACC ccccTTATGGCATTCGTGAATCAACAAGGAGAACTGGTTCTCACAAGGGGTTAACCAAACCTCCAGAGGACTT CTGTGGAGAAAGTCACATTCCTGTGTCCATGGCATATCATTTGAGTGACATCTTCACCGACCTCTTACATTTTGCGGCACACTACTTGGTCATGGGTGGCCGGATTGTTTACTGGCTACCAATCTACCGACCAGA GTACAGTGAAGACATGGTTCCTCAGCACCCCTGCCTGACGCTCATCAGCAACTGTGAGCAGGTCTTGTCCAGTCACACGTCACGCCGTCTCGTCACTATGGAGAAGACCAAAGAGCCTGAG GAGTCAGACACTTTGGCACAACAGGTGGAGTCGCGCTTCAGCCCGTACCAGGGGCTAAATTCCTTCAGGGAGAAGTACTTCAGCGGCATTACCAAAAGGGGCAGCAAAGAGCAGTCTAAAGAAGCAGCCAATGGAGTTGAGTAA